In Paracoccus fistulariae, a single window of DNA contains:
- a CDS encoding aspartate aminotransferase family protein, protein MISHVLPTYNRAALSFERGEGSWAITADGTRYLDLGAGIAVNVLGHAHPDLVAVLTEQAGKIWHVSNIYQIPQQERLADLLVDNSFADTVFFTNSGTEAAELAIKMARKYWDHQGQPDRIEILTFEGAFHGRSTGAIAAAGSEKMVKGFGPLMPGFRQLPWDDMDALREAIGEKTAAVMIEPIQGEGGIRPVPDEQLQEIRALCDKTGALLILDEVQCGIGRTGRLFAHEYAGISPDIMMVAKGIGGGFPLGAVLATEQAAAGMVAGTHGSTYGGNPLGCAVGLKVMQIVTDDRFLSEVNRKAALLRQKLEGLVAAHPDIFEGVRGQGLMLGLKCHVLPTEMVAAGYDQKILTVAAADNTLRLLPPLTITDAEIAEAVERLDAAAGQLSR, encoded by the coding sequence GGCATTGCGGTGAATGTCCTTGGCCACGCCCATCCCGATCTGGTTGCGGTCCTGACCGAACAGGCGGGCAAGATCTGGCACGTGTCGAATATCTACCAGATACCGCAACAGGAACGCCTGGCCGATCTGCTGGTCGACAACAGCTTTGCCGATACCGTTTTCTTTACCAATTCGGGGACCGAGGCGGCCGAGCTGGCCATCAAGATGGCCCGCAAATACTGGGACCATCAGGGCCAGCCCGACCGGATCGAAATCCTGACCTTCGAGGGCGCGTTTCACGGACGTTCGACAGGCGCCATCGCAGCCGCCGGATCAGAAAAGATGGTCAAGGGCTTTGGCCCGCTGATGCCGGGCTTCCGGCAATTGCCCTGGGACGATATGGACGCCCTGCGCGAAGCGATCGGCGAAAAGACCGCCGCGGTGATGATCGAGCCGATCCAGGGCGAAGGCGGGATCCGCCCGGTCCCGGACGAACAGCTACAAGAAATCCGTGCCCTCTGCGACAAGACAGGCGCGCTGCTGATCCTTGATGAGGTGCAATGCGGCATCGGTCGGACAGGCCGCCTGTTTGCGCATGAATATGCGGGCATTTCACCGGATATCATGATGGTCGCGAAGGGCATCGGCGGTGGCTTCCCCCTTGGCGCGGTTCTGGCAACCGAACAGGCGGCGGCGGGAATGGTGGCGGGAACGCATGGCTCGACCTATGGCGGCAACCCTCTGGGCTGCGCGGTCGGGTTGAAGGTCATGCAGATCGTCACCGACGACCGCTTCCTGTCCGAGGTCAATCGCAAGGCCGCGCTGCTGCGGCAAAAGCTGGAAGGGCTAGTGGCTGCCCATCCCGATATTTTCGAAGGCGTCCGTGGGCAAGGTCTGATGCTGGGGCTGAAATGCCATGTCCTCCCGACAGAGATGGTCGCGGCAGGATACGATCAGAAGATCCTGACCGTGGCCGCGGCCGATAATACGCTGCGCCTGCTGCCTCCGCTGACCATCACCGATGCCGAAATCGCCGAGGCCGTCGAACGGCTGGACGCAGCCGCAGGCCAACTGTCGCGATGA
- the argF gene encoding ornithine carbamoyltransferase has product MNNFLDIHTTDPAALRNIIDTARAMKTARQGRPKGTPDDVQPLDGRMVALIFEKPSTRTRISFDVGVRQMGGQTMVLSGTDMQLGHGETIADTARVLSRYVDLIMIRTFEEATLLEMAEYATVPVINGLTNRTHPCQIMADIMTFEEHRGPIAGRKVVWSGDGNNVFASFAHAAGQFGFDLTFTGPPPLDPEREVLEFAAAAGRPVTIERDPSLAVAGADLVVTDTWVSMHDPQSAKERRHNQLRGYQVNAALMAKAKPDALFMHCLPAHRDDEATSEVMDGPHSVIFDEAENRLHAQKAIMRHCLGV; this is encoded by the coding sequence ATGAACAACTTCCTCGATATCCACACGACCGATCCTGCGGCGCTTCGCAATATCATCGATACGGCGCGGGCCATGAAAACCGCGCGGCAGGGGCGACCAAAGGGAACGCCGGATGATGTGCAGCCGCTGGATGGGCGGATGGTCGCGCTGATCTTTGAAAAACCATCGACCCGGACCCGTATTTCCTTCGACGTCGGGGTCAGGCAGATGGGCGGTCAGACCATGGTGCTTTCGGGCACGGATATGCAGCTGGGCCATGGCGAAACCATCGCCGATACGGCCCGGGTGCTGTCGCGCTATGTCGATCTGATCATGATCCGCACCTTCGAAGAGGCGACTCTGCTGGAAATGGCGGAATATGCGACCGTTCCGGTGATCAATGGCCTGACGAACCGCACCCATCCCTGCCAGATCATGGCCGATATCATGACATTCGAAGAACATCGCGGCCCTATTGCCGGGCGCAAGGTGGTCTGGTCGGGCGATGGCAATAATGTCTTTGCCAGCTTCGCCCATGCCGCAGGCCAGTTCGGCTTTGACCTGACCTTCACCGGCCCGCCGCCGCTGGATCCCGAGCGCGAGGTGCTGGAATTCGCAGCCGCCGCAGGTCGCCCGGTCACGATCGAGCGGGATCCGTCCCTTGCGGTTGCAGGCGCCGATCTGGTCGTCACCGATACCTGGGTCAGCATGCATGATCCGCAATCCGCGAAAGAGCGCCGCCACAACCAGCTGCGCGGCTATCAGGTCAACGCGGCGCTGATGGCCAAGGCCAAGCCCGACGCGCTGTTCATGCATTGCCTTCCCGCCCATCGCGATGATGAGGCGACAAGCGAGGTCATGGACGGCCCGCATTCGGTCATTTTCGACGAGGCCGAAAACCGTCTGCACGCGCAAAAGGCGATCATGCGTCATTGTCTGGGCGTCTGA
- a CDS encoding calcium-binding protein: MSVFDYKDLSGAEAAELVALTHRLAGVSQMNGMPQMGALMQGGVLSGGAVATGLPEGWRNVGAAELGLDPSVVDAQGFIKLTSPLTGNLPGGPQLMIFAEENPDGSIARLAVSYAGTNNLADVIDYTQLNSGEMSAAMEPVLSALRSFAEGQGLTGEDVIVTGYSLGGGYTNIQARFADQLAGGFFADSLYVGHDGPVIHDDPGRVLNVGYENDVIFRATGTAEDFWDAIGQADPLLSNNDNSYQTTTDNLVIFDGAYAGAEVTLQIDSILNLMSWWGHVGGVFSDALQRVGNSAFYEFTSQDSAIVVSNLGADLRGLVWVRDKAAPTSDHHGAPGFIVGTAYDDRLADGLKGDWLDGGAGDDLIRVEHGLNRVDGGQGEDILQIVTRVADLQVYRLADGTMVFDSGKSLTLASDIEAVQIKHPGLLGGTTDYSIKGDRLEDEHWSFFELGDRDIAYGQAVSGLGSDEVLSGRVVFGQAGDDRITGTSGADLLHGGEGGDQLSGGRGNDRLFGAEGDDQLSAGAGLDRLAGGQGDDVFIFDAAVSGRAIVEDFNLMSGDQDQLMFRGGDGQAALAAAQQQGSDVVIEFGRMVIVLEEVQLADLENSLLL; encoded by the coding sequence GTGAGCGTATTCGACTATAAGGATCTGTCAGGGGCCGAGGCTGCGGAACTGGTCGCGCTGACGCATCGGCTTGCCGGTGTGTCCCAGATGAACGGGATGCCCCAGATGGGCGCCCTGATGCAGGGCGGCGTGCTGAGCGGTGGCGCTGTCGCCACGGGCCTTCCGGAGGGCTGGCGCAATGTCGGCGCTGCCGAACTGGGGCTTGATCCATCCGTCGTCGACGCGCAGGGCTTCATCAAACTGACCAGCCCCCTGACCGGAAATCTGCCGGGCGGGCCGCAATTGATGATCTTTGCCGAAGAAAATCCCGATGGCAGCATTGCCCGGCTGGCGGTCTCTTATGCCGGCACCAACAATCTGGCGGATGTGATCGACTACACGCAGCTGAACAGCGGCGAGATGTCCGCCGCGATGGAGCCGGTGCTGAGCGCGCTGCGCAGCTTTGCCGAGGGGCAGGGGCTGACGGGAGAGGATGTCATCGTCACCGGCTATAGCCTGGGGGGCGGCTATACGAATATTCAGGCGCGCTTCGCCGATCAACTTGCGGGTGGGTTCTTTGCCGACTCGCTTTATGTCGGGCATGACGGGCCGGTCATCCATGACGATCCGGGCCGGGTGCTGAATGTCGGCTATGAAAATGACGTCATTTTTCGCGCGACCGGCACGGCCGAGGATTTCTGGGACGCCATCGGTCAGGCCGATCCGCTGCTGTCCAATAATGACAACAGCTATCAGACCACCACGGATAATCTGGTGATCTTCGACGGCGCCTATGCCGGGGCCGAAGTGACGCTGCAGATCGATTCGATCCTGAACCTGATGAGCTGGTGGGGCCATGTCGGCGGCGTCTTTTCCGATGCGCTGCAGCGGGTCGGCAATTCCGCCTTCTATGAGTTCACCAGTCAGGACAGTGCGATTGTCGTCTCTAACCTTGGTGCCGATCTGCGCGGGCTGGTCTGGGTCCGGGACAAGGCGGCGCCGACCTCTGACCATCATGGCGCGCCGGGCTTTATCGTCGGCACGGCCTATGACGACAGGCTGGCCGATGGGCTGAAGGGCGATTGGCTGGATGGCGGGGCGGGCGATGACCTGATCCGCGTGGAGCACGGGTTGAACCGCGTGGATGGCGGGCAGGGTGAGGATATCTTGCAGATCGTCACCCGCGTCGCGGATCTGCAGGTCTATCGGCTGGCGGATGGCACGATGGTCTTTGACAGCGGCAAATCCCTGACGCTGGCCAGTGATATCGAGGCCGTGCAGATCAAGCATCCCGGCCTTCTGGGCGGAACGACCGATTATTCCATCAAGGGTGATCGGTTAGAGGATGAACATTGGTCCTTCTTCGAACTGGGCGACCGCGATATCGCCTATGGGCAGGCGGTCAGCGGGTTAGGCTCTGACGAAGTGCTGTCGGGACGGGTTGTCTTTGGGCAGGCGGGAGATGATCGGATCACCGGAACCTCTGGCGCGGATCTGCTGCATGGCGGAGAGGGCGGCGACCAGCTCAGCGGCGGTCGCGGCAATGACCGGCTGTTCGGGGCCGAAGGCGATGACCAGCTGAGCGCCGGGGCGGGGCTGGATCGTCTTGCTGGGGGGCAGGGCGATGACGTGTTCATCTTCGATGCCGCCGTATCGGGCCGCGCGATTGTCGAGGATTTCAACCTGATGTCGGGCGATCAGGACCAACTGATGTTCCGTGGCGGCGACGGGCAGGCGGCGCTGGCTGCGGCGCAGCAGCAGGGCAGCGATGTCGTGATCGAGTTCGGCAGAATGGTGATCGTGCTGGAAGAGGTGCAACTGGCCGATCTGGAGAACAGCCTGCTGCTGTAA